Proteins found in one Kluyveromyces marxianus DMKU3-1042 DNA, complete genome, chromosome 2 genomic segment:
- the MON1 gene encoding guanine nucleotide exchange factor MON1, which translates to MQRSTSFQIRQKPSKPTTSIDLTNHLSVPGVLYQDESSSNYNGRLQAGDRRLANANDVDSASASASASASASASASASVSVSVSGDFNLDLQSLMASEISSVYPATLNPDRSGKTPNTSKFISEKTGNDKQFFIFTSAGKLVFSQSENESHAMGLTGIMHTVMNYFNINDNTVMKQFSTYDAKGVMTRFVFADRNHIKLMVRCSNNYETTAQLQQQLDLVYSYIISSVSQRNLNKLMTKRSNFDLQHYFTDLDQQMIKLLCDSLATQPRISWFSSSLQCLPMLPKKRNAINSVLSSTYLDFNISNYNGQILYTLVTSLDLKLISILRPSNHTLHTMDLQILFELVRFQLADLLLNKVLWFPICFPKFNDNGFLYALIKVLPNNTIIMVISSQKDVFNTINEFVDKIGAKMVENKHCDNLEFPLLDWHRKFPYINHFIYKLKRTVQIYTPSEPTNEMLQLYNHLKTICEDDQGRTLNKSSVTMLRWKSESFPGQLSGVYWVTEKFELYMLLNDINISNQSVLKTAKRLIQQMRDMESYLFISRGVTF; encoded by the coding sequence ttttcaaattcgACAAAAGCCCTCGAAACCAACCACTTCGATCGATCTAACCAACCATCTCAGTGTTCCAGGTGTGCTGTACCAGGATgaaagcagcagcaactaCAATGGACGGTTGCAAGCGGGCGATCGCAGGCTAGCAAATGCTAATGATGTAGACTCGGCTTCTGCTTCCGCCTCTGCgtctgcttctgcttccGCTTCTGCTTCCGCTTCCGTCTCTGTGTCTGTCTCTGGCGATTTCAATCTCGATTTACAATCGCTAATGGCGTCCGAAATAAGCTCTGTTTATCCAGCCACGTTGAACCCAGACCGGTCTGGGAAGACTCCTAACACTTCCAAGTTCATCAGCGAGAAAACGGGCAACGATAAGCAGTTCTTTATATTCACTTCGGCTGGGAAACTGGTGTTTTCTCAATCGGAAAACGAGTCGCATGCCATGGGACTTACGGGTATCATGCACACAGTCATGAACTATTTCAACATAAACGATAACACTGTCATGAAACAATTCTCCACATACGACGCCAAGGGAGTCATGACTCGGTTTGTGTTCGCAGACAGAAATCACATCAAGTTGATGGTCCGGTGCAGCAACAATTACGAGACAACTGCACAATTGCAACAGCAGTTGGACCTTGTGTACTCCTACATCATCTCGTCCGTCTCGCAACGAAATTTGAATAAGTTAATGACGAAAAGATCCAATTTCGACTTGCAGCATTATTTTACAGACTTGGATCAGCAAATGATAAAGTTGTTGTGCGATTCTTTGGCAACTCAACCACGCATCAGCTGGTTTTCCAGCAGTCTACAGTGCCTACCAATGCTACCAAAAAAACGGAATGCAATTAATTCGGTGTTATCCTCCACTTACTTGGACTTCAATATCTCAAATTACAATGGCCAGATCCTTTACACTTTGGTCACATCGCTCGATTTGAAGTTAATCTCGATATTGAGACCTTCAAACCATACCCTCCATACTATGGACTTACAAATCTTGTTTGAGCTCGTTAGGTTCCAGCTCGCAGATTTATTGCTAAATAAAGTGTTATGGTTCCCCATATGCTTCCCAAAGTTTAATGACAACGGTTTCTTATACGCGTTGATTAAGGTTTTGCCAAATAACACCATAATTATGGTGATTAGCTCTCAAAAGGATGTATTCAATACAATAAATGAGTTCGTGGACAAAATTGGCGCTAAGATGGTGGAAAACAAACACTGTGACAACCTAGAGTTCCCATTGTTAGATTGGCATAGAAAATTCCCATACATTAATCACTTTATTTACAAGCTAAAGCGTACGGTGCAAATATACACGCCTTCCGAGCCAACAAATGAAATGTTACAATTATATAATCATCTAAAAACTATTTGTGAGGATGACCAAGGCCGGACCTTAAATAAGTCATCAGTCACAATGCTACGATGGAAAAGTGAATCTTTTCCAGGTCAACTATCAGGGGTATACTGGGTAACTGAAAAGTTCGAGCTTTACATGTTACTAAATGACATTAACATTTCAAATCAATCGGTGCTAAAAACAGCTAAACGTTTAATTCAGCAAATGCGCGATATGGAGTCATACTTGTTCATCTCCAGAGGAGTTACTTTCTGA
- a CDS encoding zinc finger DNA binding domain-containing protein, producing the protein MVVSTTLAPIKCNDSKRCKLPPLKDLFAPTSLNTDAQIDRLREELLRNKEELQVILMKVKVLMEEFDYGSMVLLQAELKGIKQFTDQIRVKMIKHDCLDVHNNEDIKMDQLVLPSWFQFKRDGPKYCVHCECLETIEWRNGPWGKSTLCNACGLWYRKLRGTFSPEQSCLIMEDKRINSDKNDRKESLKFDMDEEKMSAVKSSLIDRMNQFIREVEISKSTKVKLGIIPKNSNKSQKVTPLEMNKYDSISRIC; encoded by the coding sequence ATGGTAGTTTCAACAACACTTGCACCGATAAAATGCAATGATAGCAAGAGATGCAAACTTCCGCCCTTGAAAGACTTGTTCGCACCCACCTCTCTGAATACTGACGCCCAAATAGACCGCTTAAGAGAAGAGTTATTAAGGAATAAAGAGGAGTTACAAGTTATTTTGATGAAAGTGAAGGTTTTAATGGAAGAGTTCGACTATGGATCAATGGTATTACTTCAAGCAGAACTCAAGGGAATAAAGCAGTTTACGGATCAAATTCGAGTTAAAATGATCAAACACGATTGCCTTGACGTTCACAACAATGAAGATATAAAAATGGATCAATTGGTCTTGCCATCATGGTTCCAATTCAAAAGAGACGGACCTAAATACTGTGTGCACTGTGAGTGTTTGGAAACCATCGAATGGCGTAATGGGCCATGGGGGAAATCCACCTTGTGCAATGCATGCGGGTTGTGGTACCGGAAATTGAGAGGAACATTCAGTCCGGAACAGAGCTGTTTGATCATGGAAGACAAGAGAATAAACTCCGACAAGAATGATCGTAAGGAATCACTTAAATTTGATATGGATGAGGAAAAGATGTCTGCTGTTAAAAGTTCTTTAATTGATCGTATGAATCAGTTCATCCGCGAGGTAGAGATATCAAAGAGCACTAAGGTAAAATTGGGAATTATTCCTAAGAACAGCAACAAGTCTCAGAAAGTAACTCCTCTGGAGATGAACAAGTATGACTCCATATCGCGCATTTGCTGA